In the genome of Bacteroidales bacterium, one region contains:
- a CDS encoding DUF4249 domain-containing protein → MQKLYSISLFLICIAFFSCRELVTDQFPHYDQKPVVNAVIVANDTMLVHLSYASSIGIEPLAVIENAIVEISDSSGYAEVLDYRGDGIYKSQTTAVAGATYYITVKVDGFETVTAQCTVPNAEQIVDIVHVDIAGVNDEGATYPSVSVTFTNNPTETQYFEIVLRLLEYDSERHAELINVTDPIIMNEGINLAMFSNSMCVDSVHTVTLNYTTNHFNMSTMELFPLIVEFRTIDLSYYQYCRQLYLYQLGRYPEAFSGNVSPTGLYSNVKNGLGIFGAYSAVVADTIFPTHDIR, encoded by the coding sequence ATGCAAAAATTATATTCTATTTCCCTGTTTCTAATTTGCATTGCATTTTTTTCGTGTCGCGAATTAGTTACAGACCAATTTCCTCACTACGACCAGAAGCCAGTTGTAAACGCTGTAATAGTTGCAAATGATACCATGCTTGTACACTTATCATATGCAAGTAGTATTGGAATCGAGCCTTTGGCTGTAATTGAAAATGCAATAGTCGAAATATCAGATAGTTCGGGATATGCAGAGGTGTTGGATTATAGAGGTGACGGCATTTACAAGTCGCAAACAACGGCAGTGGCTGGAGCGACATACTATATTACTGTTAAAGTAGATGGCTTTGAGACCGTTACAGCTCAATGCACTGTTCCCAACGCAGAACAAATTGTGGACATTGTACACGTTGATATTGCAGGGGTGAATGACGAGGGAGCAACCTACCCCTCGGTTTCAGTTACATTTACTAACAATCCCACCGAGACACAATATTTCGAGATTGTTCTAAGGTTGTTAGAGTACGACAGCGAAAGACATGCCGAGCTTATAAACGTAACCGACCCTATAATAATGAACGAGGGAATTAATTTGGCAATGTTTAGTAATAGTATGTGTGTCGATTCTGTACATACGGTTACTCTTAACTATACGACTAACCATTTTAATATGAGCACTATGGAGCTATTTCCGCTTATCGTTGAGTTCAGAACCATTGATTTGTCGTACTATCAATATTGCAGACAGCTATACTTGTATCAATTGGGTCGATACCCTGAAGCTTTCTCAGGGAATGTAAGTCCCACCGGGCTTTATAGCAACGTGAAAAATGGTCTTGGAATATTTGGGGCTTATTCGGCAGTTGTTGCAGATACTATATTTCCAACCCACGATATAAGATAG
- a CDS encoding alpha/beta hydrolase, translating into MTRLISIFTLLLIALSSCSKSTQEITGKWSGALNVQGMQLRLVLNIEKSEAGYKSTMDSPNQGAYGIECNETSFASNVLKVKISSIGASYEGTLKKDSIIGTFTQMGMKFPLNLSRDEIEKVEQKRPQEPKPPFPYYIEDVKFENKKDGNTLAGTLTLPSENGEYPVVVLISGSGPQNRDEELMGHKPFLVIADYLTRNGIGVLRYDDRGTAQSTGDFNKATTLDLANDAESAVSYLLGRKEVDKTKIGLMGHSEGGIIAPIVAARNENVSFIVLLAGTGVRGDQLLLMQQRAISKASGLPETMFLENEKMNISLYEHIINTSDTINLRAELTEIMENSFSNSTVLTAQMTTEQKDGLVKVTVNQLVSPWMYYFIKYDPYPMLKKVKCSTLALNGTNDLQVPANENLTAIKKAFAESGNNNLTVIELEGLNHLFQESKTGLPTEYGEIEQTFSPKALEEILKWIKER; encoded by the coding sequence ATGACACGTTTAATATCAATATTCACACTTTTATTAATCGCACTTTCATCTTGTAGTAAATCTACTCAAGAAATTACCGGAAAATGGAGTGGTGCGTTAAATGTTCAGGGAATGCAATTAAGACTTGTTTTAAATATCGAAAAATCGGAAGCAGGCTACAAATCTACCATGGATAGTCCTAACCAAGGGGCTTATGGCATAGAGTGCAACGAAACAAGCTTTGCAAGTAATGTGCTGAAAGTTAAGATTAGTTCCATTGGAGCGAGTTATGAAGGCACACTAAAAAAAGATAGCATTATCGGTACTTTCACTCAAATGGGAATGAAATTTCCACTCAATTTGAGTCGCGATGAGATTGAAAAAGTGGAACAAAAACGCCCGCAAGAGCCAAAACCGCCATTTCCTTACTACATCGAAGATGTAAAGTTTGAAAACAAAAAAGATGGAAACACACTTGCAGGCACGCTGACCTTGCCAAGTGAGAATGGGGAATACCCTGTAGTAGTGCTTATCTCGGGTAGCGGACCGCAAAATCGCGATGAGGAGTTAATGGGACATAAACCCTTTTTGGTAATTGCCGACTATTTGACTCGAAACGGAATAGGAGTACTTCGCTACGACGACCGTGGAACAGCACAATCGACTGGAGATTTCAACAAAGCAACAACGCTCGATTTGGCAAACGATGCCGAAAGTGCTGTAAGCTATCTGCTTGGTAGAAAAGAGGTTGACAAAACGAAAATTGGTTTAATGGGACACAGTGAGGGAGGAATTATTGCCCCTATAGTAGCAGCGAGAAACGAAAATGTTTCATTCATAGTCCTGCTTGCAGGAACAGGCGTGCGTGGTGACCAACTGCTTTTAATGCAGCAACGAGCTATTTCTAAGGCTTCGGGCTTACCTGAAACGATGTTTTTAGAAAACGAAAAAATGAATATATCTCTGTATGAGCATATTATTAACACTTCTGACACAATAAACTTGCGAGCCGAGCTAACTGAAATAATGGAAAATAGTTTCAGTAATAGTACAGTATTAACGGCACAAATGACTACTGAGCAAAAGGACGGACTGGTAAAAGTAACTGTTAATCAACTTGTTTCGCCTTGGATGTACTATTTTATCAAGTATGACCCTTATCCTATGTTGAAAAAGGTTAAATGTTCTACATTGGCTCTCAATGGTACAAATGACTTGCAAGTTCCTGCAAACGAAAACCTTACTGCAATTAAAAAAGCATTTGCAGAGAGCGGAAATAACAATCTTACAGTCATAGAGTTAGAGGGATTAAACCATCTTTTTCAAGAGAGTAAAACAGGACTTCCTACCGAGTATGGCGAAATTGAGCAAACGTTCTCGCCTAAAGCGTTGGAGGAGATTTTGAAATGGATAAAAGAGAGATAA
- a CDS encoding TonB-dependent receptor has protein sequence MKRLAILLTVILLKTLSVQAQSSVRLSGIVKDASTGETIIGAYVSDTVFKKITVTDNNGYFNLSVKTSSVVRISFIGFADSFLLPPFLTDTIVSIELTPGQELAEVVVVESRYTQSNVASLGRRELTLIPAIGGKPDIAKGLQLLPGIASQNEGSSLLLVRGGDPGQNLYHFDNVPVLYVNHLGGFMSVFNPEIINNIDVYKGGFPARYGGRLSSVVDIIQREGSNVGHKGSFGIGITDLNFSVEGPGFTKRTSYIITGRKTMIDPLMYAASRFFENEYRVMYGFHDLNAKYTWKPTEKTSLSFNFYQGDDYIVYWRNNDYSRYKEKHNNVNVWGNILTSANLKHVATPRLYVTAAAHYSRYRIKNRTKYEFSGAEESLSIDKTQLSNVQDVGLRFSADYSLTSFWKIEAGSNVSYFNHLPSALYQGSRRNLVQSGSIESFEAVLFANNKLFILEKTELNLGLRQTNYFAKRYSDNQFEPRLTISSELFKNNRLNASYMWVHQNAHLMLTSGSIANSEIWIPGTSATPGAESQQYTVGWNSIFLKNRYSFDITLYYKTLSNLATYKEGYSNFWGDTDWQSKIESGGVGESKGVEVLLRKNSGTLTGFLSYTYSLTNRKYPNINNGKPYIYDYDRPHSLSISAIYKFNEKLSLSATWVYQTGLPYTPAIGRQIVIAPNANGEGEHLYYEALIFGERNSARMSDYHRLDVALNLKKQSKKGRLVEWTFSVYNLYNRRNAFYYYYNDNATGEIHRPDLGNEFKPMALYKMSLFPIMPSFSYKIYFDGQNRDKRKTQPFKQRFKNWLEHK, from the coding sequence ATGAAGCGTTTAGCAATACTATTAACTGTTATTTTACTCAAAACGCTTTCAGTGCAAGCGCAGAGCTCTGTACGATTATCGGGGATTGTGAAAGATGCATCCACAGGCGAAACTATTATAGGTGCTTATGTATCAGATACTGTGTTTAAAAAAATTACTGTTACCGACAATAACGGATATTTTAATTTAAGTGTAAAAACATCGTCAGTTGTAAGGATATCGTTTATTGGTTTTGCTGACAGTTTTTTGTTACCGCCATTTTTGACAGATACCATTGTATCAATAGAGTTGACGCCGGGACAGGAGCTTGCCGAGGTTGTAGTTGTAGAGTCACGGTATACGCAGTCTAATGTTGCGTCTTTGGGTAGGAGGGAGCTAACACTAATTCCTGCAATTGGCGGAAAACCTGATATTGCCAAAGGATTGCAACTTTTGCCTGGCATAGCAAGTCAAAATGAGGGGTCGAGCCTTTTGCTTGTGCGTGGTGGAGATCCCGGACAGAACCTTTATCATTTCGACAATGTACCGGTATTGTATGTGAACCATTTAGGAGGATTTATGTCGGTCTTTAACCCCGAAATAATCAATAATATAGATGTTTACAAAGGCGGTTTTCCTGCGCGATACGGTGGCAGGCTCTCTTCGGTTGTTGATATAATTCAGCGCGAGGGCAGTAATGTCGGACATAAGGGATCGTTTGGGATAGGGATTACAGATTTAAACTTTTCAGTCGAGGGACCAGGATTTACAAAACGGACAAGCTATATTATCACAGGGCGAAAAACTATGATTGACCCGTTGATGTATGCGGCAAGTAGATTTTTTGAAAACGAATATCGAGTTATGTACGGATTTCACGATTTGAATGCCAAATATACGTGGAAGCCGACCGAAAAGACATCACTAAGTTTTAATTTTTATCAGGGTGATGACTATATCGTGTACTGGAGGAACAACGATTATTCCAGATACAAGGAAAAACACAACAACGTTAATGTTTGGGGAAATATTCTCACTTCGGCAAACCTAAAGCATGTTGCAACACCACGACTTTATGTCACTGCGGCAGCGCACTACAGTCGATATCGAATAAAAAATCGTACAAAGTATGAATTTAGTGGAGCAGAGGAGTCGCTGTCGATAGATAAAACGCAACTATCTAATGTACAAGACGTTGGCTTGCGTTTTTCTGCCGACTACAGTCTTACATCTTTTTGGAAAATTGAGGCAGGTAGCAATGTGTCGTATTTTAACCATTTGCCAAGTGCTCTTTATCAAGGAAGTAGAAGAAATTTGGTACAGTCGGGCAGTATAGAGTCGTTCGAAGCCGTATTATTTGCAAACAATAAGCTCTTTATACTTGAGAAAACTGAGCTAAATCTAGGACTCCGCCAGACAAACTATTTTGCTAAACGTTATAGCGATAATCAGTTTGAACCACGTCTTACAATTTCGTCCGAACTGTTTAAGAATAACAGACTTAACGCCAGCTATATGTGGGTTCATCAAAATGCACATTTAATGTTAACGTCTGGTAGCATAGCTAATAGCGAGATATGGATTCCTGGCACGTCCGCTACCCCGGGAGCTGAATCACAGCAATATACGGTTGGTTGGAACAGCATATTTTTGAAAAACAGATACAGTTTTGATATAACGCTGTATTACAAGACATTAAGCAATTTAGCAACCTACAAAGAGGGATACAGTAACTTTTGGGGCGATACGGATTGGCAATCGAAAATAGAATCTGGTGGCGTGGGAGAATCCAAAGGGGTTGAGGTACTTCTAAGAAAAAACAGCGGTACGCTGACAGGATTTTTATCCTACACCTATTCGCTGACAAATCGTAAATATCCTAACATAAACAACGGAAAACCATATATTTACGATTACGACCGTCCGCACTCGTTGTCAATTTCAGCAATCTATAAGTTTAACGAAAAATTGTCACTGTCGGCCACATGGGTCTATCAAACCGGATTGCCATATACGCCGGCAATTGGGCGACAAATTGTTATCGCGCCAAATGCGAATGGAGAAGGCGAACACCTATATTACGAAGCCCTGATTTTTGGAGAGCGAAACAGCGCACGAATGAGTGATTATCATCGTTTGGACGTAGCTCTAAACCTCAAAAAACAGTCAAAAAAGGGTCGTTTAGTTGAGTGGACATTCTCTGTTTACAATCTTTACAACAGACGAAACGCATTCTATTATTACTATAACGATAATGCAACAGGTGAAATTCATCGCCCCGATTTAGGAAACGAATTTAAGCCAATGGCTCTGTATAAAATGTCGCTTTTCCCGATAATGCCATCTTTTTCGTACAAAATTTATTTCGATGGTCAAAATAGAGATAAGCGAAAAACGCAACCATTTAAACAGAGATTTAAAAACTGGTTGGAGCACAAATAA
- the gyrB gene encoding DNA topoisomerase (ATP-hydrolyzing) subunit B gives MTDQEKFNKSKEYSADSIQVLEGLEAVRKRPAMYIGDTGVKGLHHLVYEVVDNSIDEALAGFCTNIDVTINEDNSITVVDNGRGIPVATLAKENRSALEVVMTVLHAGGKFDKQSYKVSGGLHGVGVSCVNALSSWMKVEVHREGKLWVQEYEKGKPMYSVKPVADSNKTGTIVTFIPDNTIFVVSEYNYEILQSRLRELSFLNAGIKLTLTDRREKDDDGKFISEIFYSENGLEEFVRFLDGNRESLIENVINISTEKSSVPVEIALLYNNTYTENVHSYVNNINTIEGGTHLTGFRRGLTRTLKAYAEKSGLLDKVKFDISGDDFREGLTAVLSVKVAEPQFEGQTKTKLGNGEISTPVDQAVSEMLTYYLEEHPRDAKNIVNKVILAASARHAARKARELVLRKSPLTGGGLPGKLADCSDRDPEKCELFLVEGDSAGGTAKQGRNRQFQAILPLRGKILNVEKAMQHKIFDSEEIKNIFTALGVQLGTAEDSKALDLEKLRYHKVIIMCDADVDGSHISTLIMTFFFRYMNELINRGHLYIATPPLYLMKKGKVEQYCWTEEQRARFVLEYGGGNEGSVSIQRYKGLGEMNADQLWETTMNPEKRTLRQVTIENAAEADRIFSMLMGDDVPLRREFIERHAKYAKIDA, from the coding sequence ATGACAGATCAAGAAAAATTTAACAAATCAAAAGAGTATTCAGCTGACAGTATTCAGGTTTTAGAAGGATTAGAAGCAGTAAGAAAGCGCCCAGCAATGTATATTGGCGATACAGGAGTAAAAGGGCTACACCACTTAGTATATGAAGTAGTTGATAACTCCATTGACGAAGCACTCGCCGGATTTTGTACAAATATTGATGTTACTATAAATGAAGACAATAGCATAACTGTTGTAGATAACGGTCGAGGCATTCCAGTTGCTACGCTTGCCAAAGAAAACAGGTCGGCACTTGAAGTAGTTATGACTGTTTTACACGCAGGAGGAAAGTTTGATAAACAATCTTATAAAGTATCTGGAGGTCTTCACGGGGTGGGTGTTTCTTGCGTTAATGCACTCTCTTCATGGATGAAAGTTGAAGTGCATCGAGAAGGAAAATTATGGGTACAGGAGTATGAAAAAGGAAAACCAATGTACTCAGTAAAGCCCGTAGCAGATTCCAATAAAACAGGCACAATAGTAACTTTTATTCCCGATAACACAATTTTTGTTGTGAGTGAATATAATTACGAGATACTTCAGTCACGTTTACGCGAATTGTCATTCCTCAATGCAGGAATCAAACTCACTTTAACTGATAGACGCGAAAAAGACGATGATGGTAAATTTATTTCAGAAATCTTTTATTCAGAAAATGGTTTAGAAGAATTTGTCCGTTTTCTCGATGGAAATCGAGAATCATTAATAGAAAATGTGATTAATATTTCAACTGAAAAATCTTCTGTACCCGTAGAAATCGCACTGCTTTACAATAATACTTATACTGAGAACGTACACTCATACGTTAATAATATCAACACAATTGAGGGTGGAACCCACTTAACAGGTTTCAGACGCGGATTAACAAGAACCCTAAAAGCTTATGCCGAAAAATCCGGTCTGTTAGATAAAGTTAAGTTTGATATATCTGGTGATGATTTTCGTGAAGGTTTAACAGCCGTACTCTCTGTTAAAGTCGCAGAGCCACAGTTCGAGGGACAAACAAAAACAAAATTAGGAAATGGTGAAATTAGTACTCCAGTAGATCAGGCAGTTAGTGAAATGTTGACCTACTATTTAGAGGAACACCCCAGAGACGCTAAAAATATTGTAAACAAAGTTATATTGGCTGCATCGGCACGACACGCTGCACGGAAAGCTCGCGAGTTGGTTTTGCGCAAATCTCCACTTACAGGAGGAGGATTGCCCGGTAAATTAGCTGACTGTTCTGACCGCGATCCTGAAAAATGCGAATTATTTCTTGTCGAAGGTGATTCCGCAGGAGGAACAGCAAAACAAGGTCGCAACAGACAATTTCAGGCTATTCTTCCACTGCGCGGAAAAATTCTGAATGTCGAAAAAGCAATGCAGCATAAGATTTTCGATAGCGAAGAGATTAAAAATATTTTTACTGCACTTGGTGTACAATTAGGAACAGCCGAGGATTCTAAAGCTTTGGATCTTGAAAAACTGCGCTACCATAAAGTAATTATAATGTGTGATGCCGATGTTGATGGTTCGCATATTTCAACTTTAATTATGACTTTCTTTTTCCGTTACATGAACGAATTGATAAATCGAGGACACCTCTATATTGCTACACCTCCTTTATATCTGATGAAAAAAGGAAAAGTTGAACAGTATTGTTGGACTGAGGAGCAACGCGCTCGTTTTGTTCTTGAATATGGTGGAGGCAATGAAGGTTCAGTCTCTATCCAGCGTTACAAAGGTTTGGGAGAAATGAACGCCGATCAACTGTGGGAAACAACTATGAATCCTGAAAAACGCACATTGAGACAAGTTACTATCGAAAATGCAGCCGAAGCCGACCGTATTTTCAGCATGCTTATGGGTGATGATGTGCCTTTGCGCCGGGAATTTATTGAAAGACACGCTAAATATGCAAAAATAGACGCGTAA
- a CDS encoding DUF2089 domain-containing protein yields the protein MLPTSCPSCQAQLKVMALKCESCQTEVSGLYELPVLLRLSEEELQFILRFVKNSGSLKDMSAELKLSYPTVRNMLNEIIQKIQNYEEKN from the coding sequence ATGTTACCTACATCTTGTCCGAGTTGTCAAGCACAGCTAAAAGTAATGGCTTTGAAATGCGAGAGTTGTCAGACAGAAGTTTCTGGACTGTACGAACTTCCGGTACTACTCCGTCTTTCAGAAGAGGAGTTGCAGTTTATTCTCCGCTTTGTGAAGAACAGCGGAAGTCTAAAAGATATGTCGGCGGAGCTCAAACTGAGTTATCCTACCGTGCGAAATATGTTAAATGAAATCATTCAAAAAATTCAAAATTATGAAGAAAAGAACTAA
- a CDS encoding tetratricopeptide repeat protein produces MTTTQKNPIFAIKNLLLLITLFIYPFTIVFSQDYSLTFDPERDYKEGLRLFNEKRYASAQQYFDRLSDREQRVGFSDISSDAEYFGAICAIELHNKDAAARILRYIENHPGSPRIMMAHFQMGRHLYRLKNYSAAAKWFDKVTRQDLVEDQLAEFYFKKGYCAYMTENYVLANRMFYELVDKPKSDFYEPALYYYSHLEYEKKNYQTALQGFERLTESQVFGKYMPYYISQIYFLQKRYQEVIDYVPQQIDKVDDERVPELKRTIGESYFRLEKFDSAVHYLEQYKEVAESYERYDIYQLGFAHYKIGNYEQATKNLSMVTNTTDSLSQNAYYHLGDSYLKLNDKKNAHLAFGNAWRMPFLKDIQEDALFNYAKLTYELSYAPFNETIRNFETYLEMFPNSGRRNEVYDYLVKVYLTGRNYKEALASLDRIKDTNRILDNARQRTTFYYGIELFTNQNLTEAAKMLEQSIASKGDDHKMRAMTSYWLAEVYNRQNKYSAALSSYDQFLTTPGAYNTKEYRLANYNIGYIYFNKKDYNNAIHWLKLFAERPIADKRFEIDAYLRLGDSYFAQKQYSRSVENYEKAIVASDGTSEYAYFQKGISYGLIEKQKEKIETLNYFYTNNRSIYADVAIYEIAKAYTRMGNNEKAIESYQYIVNSFPNSLLNVKSQLQSGLLAFNSGENQRAVNYLKRVIENYPASPEANEAAATLKNVYVEMNDVDSYFSYAKAINRDVSAIEKDSLTFITAEKAYLSSDYNKAISMLTDYSKKYPNGKFLSNSEFYRGMSALKIKDTTMAIAAFTKVAELPRNIYSVLAVTELSRLCYRTGDYALAIKSYEKLIEIADAEELLAEGHIGIMRCNYKLNNWDKVPEAVEDVLKLPGVSQEIQIEAIYSRAKALYAMNSYGKALIDFKELQANTRTPEGAEARYMVAQILQKTGKPDDAEKAILEYIKVSTPHYKWLGESFLLLATILKDKGDNFQAKAYLQSLLDSYPDDNDGVKVRANEILSSISMIENEPFEKQGEDVLIDVQ; encoded by the coding sequence ATGACAACAACTCAAAAGAATCCCATTTTTGCGATCAAGAATCTGCTTTTGTTAATAACTCTTTTTATTTATCCCTTTACAATCGTTTTTTCGCAAGACTACAGCTTAACGTTTGATCCCGAACGCGACTACAAGGAGGGATTGCGTCTTTTTAATGAAAAGCGTTATGCTTCTGCTCAGCAATATTTTGATAGGCTCAGTGATCGCGAACAAAGAGTAGGGTTTAGCGATATTTCATCAGATGCCGAATATTTTGGAGCTATTTGTGCTATTGAACTACACAACAAAGATGCCGCAGCCCGTATATTGAGATATATTGAAAATCATCCGGGCAGTCCACGAATAATGATGGCGCATTTTCAAATGGGACGACATTTGTATAGATTAAAAAACTATTCGGCAGCTGCAAAATGGTTCGACAAGGTTACGCGGCAAGATTTAGTTGAAGACCAATTAGCAGAGTTCTATTTCAAAAAAGGATACTGTGCATATATGACAGAAAATTATGTTTTGGCAAATAGAATGTTTTACGAACTTGTAGATAAGCCAAAATCAGATTTTTATGAACCAGCCCTCTATTACTATTCACATCTTGAGTACGAAAAGAAGAATTACCAAACAGCACTACAAGGGTTCGAGAGACTAACTGAAAGTCAGGTGTTTGGTAAATATATGCCATATTATATATCTCAGATATATTTTCTTCAAAAACGATATCAGGAGGTAATTGATTACGTTCCGCAACAAATTGATAAGGTTGATGATGAGCGCGTTCCGGAACTAAAACGAACTATTGGCGAGTCGTACTTTAGATTAGAGAAGTTCGATAGTGCAGTCCACTATCTTGAACAGTATAAAGAGGTCGCCGAAAGCTACGAAAGATATGATATTTATCAACTTGGATTCGCCCATTATAAAATCGGGAATTATGAGCAAGCAACAAAAAATCTAAGCATGGTAACAAACACTACCGATTCGTTGTCGCAAAATGCTTATTATCACTTAGGAGACAGTTATTTAAAATTAAATGATAAGAAAAATGCTCACTTAGCTTTTGGTAATGCCTGGCGTATGCCGTTTTTAAAAGATATCCAAGAAGATGCACTGTTTAACTATGCAAAACTAACTTACGAGCTTAGCTATGCCCCATTCAATGAGACAATTAGAAACTTTGAAACCTATCTTGAAATGTTCCCAAATTCGGGACGTAGAAATGAGGTTTACGACTATTTGGTAAAAGTTTATCTAACCGGACGAAACTACAAAGAAGCTCTCGCTTCATTAGATAGGATAAAAGATACGAATAGGATACTCGATAATGCCCGACAACGCACCACTTTCTATTACGGGATAGAGTTGTTTACTAATCAAAATCTCACCGAAGCTGCAAAAATGTTAGAGCAGTCAATTGCTTCCAAAGGCGATGATCATAAAATGAGAGCAATGACAAGTTATTGGTTAGCAGAGGTTTACAATCGTCAAAATAAATACAGTGCAGCGTTAAGCTCATACGATCAGTTTCTTACAACGCCCGGTGCATATAACACTAAAGAGTATAGACTAGCAAACTATAATATTGGTTATATCTACTTTAATAAAAAAGATTATAACAACGCAATCCATTGGCTAAAACTGTTTGCCGAAAGACCCATTGCCGACAAACGATTTGAAATTGATGCTTACCTAAGACTTGGTGATAGCTATTTTGCACAGAAACAGTATTCTCGCTCGGTTGAAAATTATGAAAAAGCAATTGTTGCAAGTGATGGTACAAGTGAATACGCTTATTTCCAGAAAGGTATATCTTATGGGTTGATTGAAAAACAGAAAGAAAAAATAGAAACACTAAACTATTTTTATACAAACAACAGATCAATTTATGCTGATGTTGCAATTTACGAAATTGCCAAAGCCTATACACGTATGGGTAATAACGAGAAAGCAATAGAGTCGTACCAATATATCGTAAATTCATTTCCCAATAGCTTGTTAAACGTAAAATCGCAGTTACAAAGCGGACTTTTAGCTTTTAATTCGGGCGAAAATCAACGTGCGGTAAACTATTTAAAACGTGTAATCGAGAATTATCCCGCAAGTCCCGAAGCTAACGAGGCAGCTGCAACATTGAAAAATGTCTATGTTGAAATGAACGATGTTGACAGCTATTTTTCCTATGCTAAAGCAATTAATCGAGATGTAAGCGCAATCGAAAAAGACTCGCTAACATTTATAACCGCTGAAAAAGCTTATTTGTCAAGTGATTACAATAAAGCAATATCAATGCTGACAGACTATTCTAAAAAGTATCCCAACGGAAAATTTCTGTCAAATTCCGAGTTCTACAGAGGAATGAGTGCATTAAAGATTAAGGATACAACAATGGCAATAGCTGCTTTTACTAAAGTTGCTGAGCTTCCAAGAAATATTTACTCAGTGCTTGCTGTGACAGAATTGTCGAGACTTTGCTATAGAACAGGCGATTACGCTTTAGCCATTAAATCATATGAAAAATTGATAGAGATAGCCGATGCAGAAGAGCTTCTTGCTGAGGGACATATCGGAATAATGCGCTGTAACTATAAGCTAAACAATTGGGACAAAGTTCCAGAGGCGGTCGAAGATGTTTTAAAATTGCCAGGTGTATCGCAAGAGATTCAAATTGAAGCTATATACTCTCGTGCTAAAGCCCTATACGCTATGAATAGCTATGGTAAAGCTTTGATAGATTTTAAGGAATTACAAGCAAATACTAGAACACCCGAAGGAGCAGAGGCAAGGTATATGGTAGCGCAAATATTACAAAAAACAGGTAAGCCCGACGATGCAGAAAAAGCAATTCTTGAATACATAAAAGTATCGACACCGCATTATAAGTGGTTAGGTGAGAGCTTCTTATTATTAGCAACAATTTTGAAAGATAAAGGCGATAATTTTCAAGCAAAAGCATATTTACAAAGCCTGTTAGATAGTTATCCTGATGATAACGATGGAGTGAAAGTCCGGGCTAATGAGATACTAAGCTCAATTTCAATGATTGAAAATGAACCCTTTGAAAAACAAGGCGAAGATGTTTTAATAGATGTACAGTAA